One Ictalurus punctatus breed USDA103 chromosome 10, Coco_2.0, whole genome shotgun sequence genomic region harbors:
- the si:ch73-40i7.5 gene encoding amyloid-beta A4 precursor protein-binding family A member 3, translated as MEKQADITHNKGASTSFKDEVLESSTQAEARPKLEDLDLFNPIEPPPLDWRSDSSSEACSLRDIEEPGSFSMETPLEELSDYGATNTSFTPTEVENLTSQLAEELPNQEVEDLTNQNLEDRTSNMQRMNKSDVPEPLEKNLQKVRQTAPENLRQHDLDHAHIQDLLNQLQLFHPTPPSKDSTPEPEKSTFSADHVTENSSCLVPDVSAHQICSEGSTASGLLFTVSNQRELLQLLEDPEPQEPQEFQESQEDHPIYTEQTTESNISQLPACQTRYITRSGEADEMVSVSYGSAIWHSPFQDEFMMSVYSEDELTEEWQQSKCVFSAELASHGADVDADAEAQASYKDVPGPCDPEDLLDGIIFGAKYLGSTQLQTDRNPSTNARMAQAQEAVDRIKAPEGESQPMTEVDLFISTQRIKVLSADTQEAMMDHPLQMISYIADIGSLVVLMVRRKPADHKTADSAVCSSSLPKKCWMICHVFSSGDAQIIAQAIGQAFGVAYQQFLQANGIKAGEFLPGEYCLGTQELYNGDLVHFSQSENIREVCIIKKVGEILGIAVVESGWGSILPTVVVANLLHGGAAERSGELSIGDRIMSVNGASLVGLPITTCHNIIRDLKNQSQVKLSIVHCPPVTMAIIKRPDPKYQLGFSVEDGIICSLMRGGIAERGGIRVGHRIIEINGQSVVATPHEKIIHILTNAVGEIHLKTMPTSTYRLLTGQEQPLFL; from the exons ATGGAGAAGCAGGcagacatcacacacaacaaGGGTGCATCAACATCATTTAAAGATGAGGTTCTGGAAAGCTCCACACAGGCTGAGGCCCGACCTAAACTGGAGGACCTGGATCTGTTTAACCCAATAGAGCCCCCTCCTCTGGACTGGAGGTCTGACTCTTCCAGTGAAGCATGTTCACTTAGAGATATCGAAGAACCTGGATCTTTCTCCATGGAGACACCTTTAGAAGAATTAAGTGACTATGGGGCTACCAACACAAGCTTTACACCAACAGAAGTTGAGAATCTCACCAGTCAGTTAGCTGAAGAACTCCCAAATCAGGAAGTTGAGGATCTGACAAATCAAAATCTTGAAGATCGCACAAGTAATATGCAGAGAATGAACAAATCCGACGTTCCTGAACCACTGGAGAAGAATTTACAGAAGGTGAGGCAAACTGCACCAGAGAATCTTCGACAACATGACCTAGACCACGCTCACATTCAGGATTTGCTTAATCAGCTTCAGCTCTTTCACCCAACACCCCCATCCAAAGACTCTACTCCAGAACCAGAAAAGTCAACCTTCAGTGCAGACCATGTGACTGAGAACTCTTCATGCTTGGTGCCTGACGTTAGTGCTCATCAAATATGCTCAGAGGGAAGCACAGCATCTGGCCTTCTTTTCACTGTGAGCAATCAGAGGGAGCTTCTACAGCTGCTGGAGGACCCAGAACCTCAAGAACCCCAAGAATTTCAGGAATCTCAGGAAGATCACCCCATTTATACAGAACAGACTACTGAGAGCAACATTTCACAGCTGCCTGCCTGCCAGACAAGGTATATAACAAGAAGTGGTGAGGCAGATGAAATGGTTTCTGTTTCATATGGCTCGGCTATCTGGCACAGCCCCTTTCAGGATGAGTTTATGATGTCCGTCTACTCAGAGGACGAGCTCACGGAAGAGTGGCAGCAGTCTAAATGTGTGTTCTCGGCTGAGCTGGCCTCTCATGGAGCTGATGTG gatGCTGATGCTGAAGCTCAGGCTTCATATAAAGACG tgcCTGGTCCTTGTGATCCTGAGGATCTGCTGGATGGGATCATATTTGGAGCGAAATACCTTGGTTCCACGCAGTTGCAGACAGATAGGAACCCCTCCACTAATGCTCGAATGGCTCAGGCACAAGAAGCTGTAGATCGCATCAAG GCACCTGAAGGAGAATCTCAGCCAATGACAGAGGTGGACCTTTTTATCTCCACTCAAAGAATCAAAGTGTTGAGTGCAGATACCCAG GAGGCTATGATGGACCATCCTCTGCAGATGATCTCCTATATCGCTGACATTGGAAGTCTTGTGGTGTTGATGGTGCGGAGGAAGCCAGCAGATCATAAAACTGCAGATTCAGCTGTTTGCTCTTCGTCCCTGCCTAAGAAATGCTGGATGATTTGCCATGTGTTCTCCTCTGGCGAT GCACAGATTATAGCTCAGGCCATTGGCCAAGCATTTGGTGTGGCATATCAGCAGTTTTTGCAAGCAAATGGAATTAAAGCTGGCGAATTCCTACCAGGGGAGTACTGCCTCGGCACACAGGAACTCTATAATGGAGATCTGGTGCACTTTTCACAATCTGAAAATATCAGAGAG GTTTGCATAATAAAGAAGGTTGGGGAGATCCTGGGTATAGCTGTAGTAGAATCTGGTTGGGGCTCCATCCTGCCCACGGTGGTGGTGGCGAACCTGCTGCACGGCGGTGCAGCCGAGCGCTCGGGGGAGCTGAGCATCGGGGATCGCATCATGTCTGTGAATGGGGCCAGCCTGGTGGGCCTACCCATCACCACATGCCACAACATCATCCGA GACTTGAAAAACCAGTCCCAGGTGAAGCTCAGCATAGTCCACTGTCCACCTGTCACCATGGCCATTATTAAGCGACCCGACCCAAAATACCAGCTGGGGTTCAGTGTAGAGGATGGCATT ATTTGCAGTTTAATGCGTGGAGGCATCGCTGAGAGGGGTGGCATTCGGGTTGGCCATCGCATTATTGAAATCAATGGGCAGAGTGTAGTAGCGACGCCTCATGAGAAAATCATCCACATCCTCACAAATGCAGTAGGAGAG ATTCATTTGAAGACAATGCCAACATCCACCTATCGTCTCTTAACCGGACAAGAGCAGCCTCTGTTCCTCTGA